A genomic segment from Acipenser ruthenus chromosome 5, fAciRut3.2 maternal haplotype, whole genome shotgun sequence encodes:
- the LOC117403082 gene encoding CASP8-associated protein 2-like isoform X1, translated as MESSYLDDLYGDFGSSDSPVACDESSLDIYSGLDHENSPRCSSNADKCANPFSPSRTKDSFDLYEEVITEERKERATSHSELLAKLEKTQTHVKELICKLQEMQNKNIGLNNENMLLKKNISALIKTARMEIVRKNEEIGRLQQRSGRGGFNQYCPRSLANFQRYVNTRQGNTDSPSGGGGSSTDASQRTRNTCIQNPGVNNTSQLPEKAATGTVQEDSSAHVPIHQNSIPSSHDVLGSDKPVSCSSDNCINDSRDMEHMHREAAGKAHKQATKSCMETTAKQLTVTEKQTTEAQESRERKLRYQEERNHSVRICISGKKEERSRERETAGREFKESEKDREKQSRWRSAHTEREQQRRSGKGKSPPRSKNRSLQLESSRHVSSELDRSKSRRKDSELVSRSSRRDPKHSQDQERSEKRAPESSIKEGKHTGGSFRSRHGDKAVTSSSRREEKSPTRDRYRKEEEKKSKGDKSKEERRKDECKRKEEEKKKGDQKREEKRRHEATKLHSSICRKDSEPEKKSDTSAEPENGVQIHGSAVQEVADNDGQLGQENSTEENGRNRKLCFMETLNLTLSPVKRPKTSTEEGELEKRLPGEGELAGDGVEVRQSDFFVDGCIVLGEAESSSKSSEQDKEVSEFLNTHSQKTHSNCVSENDLKCFPAADDADSEKIPFPLSLMEQDVISLKETKPVDTEVDAAVVDAAIQTLAADCDAIKAELLTKEPEVCATAVNTATCDYTVQAEALDAAVGAKAHNDTDVHSVALVIVARKLIRNDKTLDVKSNTESPTITLDAEAFKITTDNEDCLVVDLETNDITVDADNDITTDTEVNDISGQTKYNNCTAEAQAVAIGDVASTVTNTASQDVTMDTESNNSSTDLVSSTDTIETEPQSSDNTVIKENNLETQNSDYEENFTAEGEYDNSNMDTSSRCNQTKNDLIKGSSRAWSGLLSAQQEERSISSTLQESSGDPAFADTTSCHLQPDSSECDTLDVGPSHSEPVPKGPAEVLLHDEDSMLLALKTIRHIPEVISPLTSPARPLKRSPRHGCPGKPPYVRSLDKELSGIFKSFTPETKLTEVNKENQEPECSPLEETKEGGSSSSSSVEDELEEGEIVSDSEEEEKQVVIPCTRQIKKSPRLEKQPSSPKARTPAKQVKQAASQGNIAKKSKTNSTAIKNSPSPSNKSPSNKRRFQTVLTSLSNSDPSSIHEVMDMLKFIRKQIRKKYMKLHKSFPAKTFYNVIEMSLSEFTEFVKNLNCSKLSNSEQNLKSKLCKIITAMLKQISNNGIVNRIFEQNSPNLKSKLWIFVEQQFDCLFRELQAALINLCECADLGQPSDEKGKKDKDHTRKETKEEQKTQIKSPKTPVNKAKRKALETEPKSDSKKQKKLFKSPKTGLGSRGKNLNNYKEDKARNYIEPSNKVFKQNPGLSTVNTLNTVESPKKDVAPTINPATCTPRKPLNVPDKSDFSFQILTEQQASSLTFNLVTDSQMGEIFKCLLQGSDLLEQSTAGVESHSWLVGTPRKAAPGEEKLFMLPTPSKALTPMKVSTATPWSVISPEKFPAFGGRIRLPLNPASLDESCMLEVPCANLVDTEASLPQWSISHSVLTEDLAVSLTIPSPLKSDSHLSFLQPEHGEVIAVPDSVLNAHYSEDALFDGEDATEQDIHLALDSDNSSSSSDSSTIWPSQAIPPGFQFKPHLPMQAVVMERSNDHFIVKIRHTSTIAPSETEQKSLSNESKSLEPSEDEEMLPYTTDAAVAICNGTTGKTVINALCDNTDKHLIKESSSKVLSVMNSPASNQDTDCSDVNGRCWPARPARKLSETEEDDSSDQGASQNCSLPIGRSQDHSESEQCGGVCSGSKKRTRCHSEPAAKKPKRDTTSICKGKKKKRKRKSEESSSHSEKGRKSPSTKKCRIASSAQSPNSLSAKNVVKKKGAVLVAWTRDDDRAILVDIKKQGASEKTFCSLASRLNKSPSQVYERFGQLVKLFKKTEKMNS; from the exons AACATTGGTCTGAATAATGAAAATATGCTGCTAAAAAAGAACATATCTGCACTTATCAAAACAGCCCGGATGGAAATTGTACGGAAGAATGAAGAAATCGGCAGACTTCAACAGAG GAGTGGGAGGGGTGGATTTAATCAGTATTGTCCTCGGTCTTTGGCTAACTTTCAGAGGTATGTGAACACCAGGCAAGGGAACACAGACAGCCCAAGTGGAGGGGGAGGTTCCTCTACTGACGCATCACAGAGGACCAGGAATACATGTATTCAGAATCCTGGAGTAAATAACACCAGCCAGCTACCAGAGAAAGCAGCTACTGGAACTGTACAAGAAGACTCTTCAGCTCACGTGCCAATCCATCAGAACAGTATACCATCCAGTCATGATGTATTGGGATCTGATAAACCAGTCTCATGTTCTAGTGACAATTGTATTAATGATTCTAGAGACATGGAACACATGCACAGAGAGGCAGCTGGGAAAGCCCACAAACAGGCTACCAAGTCCTGTATGGAAACTACTGCAAAGCAACTGACTGTTACAGAAAAACAGACCACGGAGGCCCAGGAGAGCAGAGAAAGAAAGCTCAGATACCAGGAGGAACGAAATCACAGTGTTAGGATTTGCATCAGTGGTAAAAAAGAGGAAAGGTCAAGAGAGAGGGAGACGGCAGGAAGAGAGTTTAAAGAGTCTGAAAAAGATAGGGAAAAGCAAAGCCGATGGAGAAGTGCGCACACGGAgagagagcagcagaggagaTCTGGGAAGGGAAAGAGTCCTCCACGCTCAAAGAACCGAAGTCTTCAGCTGGAGAGTTCAAGACATGTGTCTAGCGAATTGGACCGTTCAAAAAGTCGTCGGAAAGATAGTGAACTGGTAAGCAGGAGCAGTCGGCGGGATCCGAAACACAGTCAAGACCAGGAAAGGTCAGAGAAGAGAGCCCCAGAGTCCAGCATAAAAGAAGGAAAGCACACCGGCGGTTCCTTCAGAAGCCGACACGGGGACAAAGCTGTGACCTCTTCAagcagaagagaagagaagagccCCACCAGAGACAGGTACAGAAAAGAAGAGGAGAAGAAAAGCAAGGGAGACAAAAGTAAGGAGGAGAGAAGGAAAGACGAGTGTAAAaggaaagaagaagaaaaaaagaaaggggaccaaaaaagagaagagaaaaggAGGCATGAGGCAACCAAGCTGCATTCCAGTATCTGCAGAAAAGACTCTGAACCCGAAAAGAAGTCTGACACAAGTGCAGAGCCAGAAAACGGGGTTCAGATCCATGGTAGCGCAGTGCAAGAAGTTGCAGACAATGATGGTCAATTGGGCCAGGAAAACAGCACAGAAGAAAATGGCAGGAATAGGAAACTGTGTTTCATGGAAACGCTTAATCTCACGCTTTCACCTGTGAAAAGACCAAAGACGTCCACCGAGGAAGGGGAGCTCGAAAAGAGGCTTCCTGGAGAGGGAGAGTTGGCGGGTGATGGTGTGGAAGTTCGACAGTCTGACTTTTTTGTTGATGGATGCATTGTGCTAGGTGAGGCTGAATCAAGCAGCAAATCATCGGAACAGGATAAAGAGGTTTCTGAGTTTCTCAATACTCATTCTCAAAAGACACATTCAAACTGTGTCtcagaaaatgatttaaaatgcttCCCAGCCGCTGATGATGCAGATAGTGAAAAGATCCCTTTCCCTCTCAGTTTGATGGAGCAAGATGTGATATCTTTAAAAGAAACTAAACCAGTAGATACAGaagtagatgctgctgttgtggATGCAGCTATCCAAACTTTGGCAGCAGACTGTGATGCTATAAAAGCTGAACTCCTAACCAAAGAACCAGAAGTTTGCGCCACAGCCGTCAACACAGCGACCTGTGATTATACAGTGCAAGCAGAAGCTCTTGATGCTGCTGTAGGTGCTAAGGCCCACAATGATACTGATGTCCACAGTGTTGCCCTAGTTATTGTGGCCCGCAAATTAATCAGAAATGACAAGACCCTTGATGTTAAGTCCAATACTGAATCTCCCACCATTACCTTAGATGCTGAAGCCTTCAAAATTACTACAGATAATGAAGATTGTCTAGTTGTAGACCTTGAAACAAATGACATTACTGTAGATGCAGACAATGACATTACTACTGATACTGAGGTCAATGACATTAGTGGTCAGACAAAATATAACAATTGTACAGCAGAGGCCCAGGCTGTTGCCATAGGTGATGTGGCCAGTACTGTTACAAACACAGCATCCCAAGATGTTACCATGGACACAGAGTCAAATAATAGTTCTACAGATTTAGTATCCAGTACTGACACCATAGAAACAGAACCACAAAGTTCTGACAACACTgtgataaaagaaaacaatttagaaACTCAAAATTCAGATTACGAGGAAAACTTCACAGCTGAAGGAGAATATGACAATTCAAACATGGATACGAGTTCACGGTGCAATCAGACAAAAAACGATTTAATAAAAGGAAGCAGCAGAGCTTGGAGTGGATTGTTGTCGGCACAGCAGGAAGAAAGAAGCATTTCATCAACGCTGCAGGAATCGAGTGGAGATCCAGCCTTCGCTGATACGACCAGCTGTCATTTGCAGCCGGATTCCAGTGAATGTGACACACTGGATGTTGGGCCGTCTCATTCAGAGCCTGTGCCTAAGGGCCCTGCAGAAGTGCTGCTTCATGATGAGGATTCTATGCTGCTTGCCCTGAAAACCATCCGTCACATTCCTGAGGTTATCAGCCCCCTAACAAGCCCCGCTCGACCCCTGAAGAGAAGTCCAAGGCACGGGTGCCCAGGCAAGCCACCATATGTAAGGAGCTTAGACAAGG aattatCTGGCATTTTTAAAAGCTTCACTCCAGAAACAAAACTTACAGAAGTGAACAAGGAGAATCAGGAGCCGGAATGTAGCCCTCTGGAAGAGACAAAGGAAGGTGGAAGCTCCTCGTCGTCGTCTGTGGAGGATGAATTAGAAGAAGGAGAAATTGTGAGTGACAGCGAGGAAGAAGAGAAGCAGGTGGTGATCCCCTGTACTCGCCAGATAAAAAAGAGTCCCAGGCTTGAGAAGCAGCCAAGCAGTCCTAAGGCTAGAACCCCAGCGAAGCAGGTCAAACAAGCAGCTTCGCAAGGCAACATTGCAAAGAAAAGCAAAACCAACTCAACAGCAATAAAAAACTCTCCGTCCCCCTCAAACAAATCCCCTTCAAATAAGAGACGCTTTCAAACTGTTCTGACATCTTTGTCAAACTCAGATCCTTCCTCTATACACGAGGTTATGGACATGCTAAAGTTTATACGCAAGCAAATAAGGAAAAAGTACATGAAGCTGCACAAAAGCTTTCCGGCGAAAACATTCTACAACGTCATTGAAATGTCCCTTTCCGAGTTCACAGAGTTTGTTAAGAATCTAAACTGCTCCAAACTGTCCAACTCGGAACAGAACTTGAAGTCCAAACTCTGCAAGATCATTACAGCGATGCTGAAGCAGATTTCCAACAACGGTATTGTCAATCGCATCTTTGAGCAGAACTCTCCCAATCTCAAAAGCAAACTCTGGATCTTTGTGGAGCAGCAATTTGACTGCTTGTTCAGAGAACTCCAGGCTGCTCTGATTAATCTCTGCGAATGTGCTGATCTGGGGCAACCTTCAGATGAGAAGGGCAAGAAGGATAAAGACCATACGAGGAAAGAAACCAAGGAGGAACAGAAGACACAAATCAAATCGCCAAAGACACCGGTCAACAAAGCAAAGAGGAAGGCCTTAGAGACTGAACCAAAATCTGATTCAAAAAAGCagaaaaagttatttaaatccCCAAAGACTGGCTTAGGAAGTAGAGGCAAAAACCTAAATAACTACAAGGAAGATAAAGCAAGAAATTATATAGAGCCATCGAATAAGGTTTTCAAACAAAACCCTGGCTTGTCTACTGTTAATACACTAAACACAGTGGAGTCGCCTAAAAAAGATGTTGCTCCCACAATAAACCCAGCCACATGTACCCCAAGGAAACCTTTAAATGTCCCAGACAAATCAGATTTCAGTTTTCAAATCTTAACAGAGCAGCAGGCATCCAGCCTGACTTTCAATCTGGTCACAGACTCTCAGATGGGGGAGATCTTTAAGTGTTTGCTGCAGGGGTCTGACCTGCTGGAGCAGAGTACTGCTGGGGTGGAGAGCCACAGCTGGCTGGTTGGGACTCCTCGGAAGGCAGCTCCTGGTGAAGAGAAGTTGTTCATGCTGCCCACCCCGAGCAAGGCTTTAACACCGATGAAAGTCTCAACTGCTACCCCTTGGTCTGTTATCAGTCCTGAGAAATTCCCTGCTTTTGGTGGCAGAATCAGGCTACCACTGAACCCAGCTTCATTAGATGAGAGCTGTATGTTGGAAGTCCCTTGTGCTAATTTGGTGGATACAGAAGCCTCTCTTCCACAGTGGTCAATCTCCCATTCTGTGTTGACAGAAGATCTGGCGGTTTCCCTCACCATCCCTTCCCCACTAAAATCAGACAGTCACCTAAGCTTTTTGCAGCCAGAACACGGGGAAGTCATTGCTGTTCCGGATAGCGTCCTCAATGCCCATTATAGCGAAGATGCTCTTTTTGATGGGGAGGATGCCACTGAGCAGGACATCCACTTGGCGTTAGATTCAGACAACTCCAGCAGCAGCTCCGATAGCAGCACCATCTGGCCCAGCCAGGCCATTCCACCTGGCTTTCAGTTCAAACCCCATCTACCAATGCAGGCCGTGGTTATGGAAAGATCCAATGACCACTTTATTGTTAAAATCAGACACACATCTACCATTGCCCCCTCAGAAACTGAGCAGAAGTCTCTAAGCAATGAGAGTAAGTCACTTGAACCCTCGGAAGATGAGGAAATGCTACCATACACAACAGACGCTGCTGTGGCAATTTGCAATGGGACTACTGGTAAAACGGTCATTAATGCTTTGTGTGACAATACAGATAAGCATTTAATTAAAGAGAGTTCATCAAAGGTTTTAAGTGTAATGAATAGTCCTGCTTCTAATCAAGATACAGACTGTTCTGATGTTAATGGCAGGTGTTGGCCTGCAAGACCTGCCAGGAAATTATCAGAAACTGAGGAGGACGACTCTTCTGATCAGGGGGCTTCTCAGAACTGCTCACTGCCGATTGGGCGATCCCAAGACCACAGTGAGTCTGAGCAGTGCGGCGGTGTGTGCTCTGGCAGCAAAAAGCGGACGAGGTGCCATTCTGAGCCCGCTGCAAAGAAACCAAAAAGAGACACGACCTCTATCTGCAAaggcaagaaaaagaaaaggaaaaggaaGTCTGAAGAAAGCAGCAGTCATTCTGAAAAAGGAAGAAAATCCCCCAGCACAAAGAAGTGTAGGATAGCCTCTTCTGCACAGTCACCCAACAGCCTGTCAGCCAAGAATGTCGTCAAAAAGAAAGGAGCAGTTTTGGTAGCCTGGACAAG GGATGATGACCGGGCTATTCTGGTTGACATCAAGAAGCAAGGGGCATCTGAAAAAACCTTTTGCTCACTGGCCTCCAGGTTAAACAAGTCTCCATCTCAG GTTTATGAGAGGTTTGGCCAGCTGGTGAAACTGTTCAAAAAGACTGAAAAAATGAACAGCTGA
- the LOC117403082 gene encoding gap junction alpha-10 protein-like isoform X3: MGDWNLLGSILEEVHIHSTIVGKIWLTILFIFRMLILGVAAEDVWDDEQVEFICNTEQPGCRNVCYDKAFPISLIRYWVLQIIFVSSPSLVYMGHALYRLRALEKERQKKKAQLRAELEGIELILEEYKRMERELRKLEEQKKVNKAPLRGSLLRTYVLHILTRSVVEVGFMVGQYVLYGFQFDPLYKCTRMPCPNSVDCFVSRPTEKTIFMLFMFCIAAVSVFLNILEISHLGVKKIKQTLYGRTVRHGTEEDLSVYKSKKNSMVQQVCILTNSSPHKMVPLTQTSYKILQEGQLDPVPIYVPSAGFKMIHGGNDAKDEILRQNQNDHSHDAFSDQHPRQLRERSQSQLHAQRLDKASERRNTLEARDRSCSSDDSNRSRQNGIGEKSFNQLQQAALPPKASFQSSQLEIPAAVRNALCKQSRVSCCKDYAEDRSDSPDSGHYPSTRKASVMSKVVSESKLASRSGSPDSRNGSGSESKHLGKGESPPMTPPPSGRRMSMSMLLELSSIMKK; encoded by the exons ATGGGTGACTGGAACTTGCTTGGAAGCATCTTGGAAGAGGTCCACATTCACTCCACCATAGTGGGGAAAATTTGGCTCACAATCCTCTTCATTTTCCGAATGCTGATACTGGGAGTTGCTGCCGAAGATGTCTGGGATGACGAGCAGGTTGAGTTTATTTGTAACACAGAGCAGCCCGGCTGCAGGAATGTTTGCTATGACAAAGCCTTCCCAATCTCCCTGATCCGATACTGGGTCTTACAAATCATTTTTGTCTCTTCGCCTTCCTTGGTGTACATGGGCCATGCACTTTACAGGTTAAGGGCTTTAGAGAAGGAAAGACAGAAAAAGAAGGCCCAACTGAGAGCGGAACTAGAAGGGATTGAGCTGATACTCGAAGAATACAAGAGGATGGAGAGGGAGCTGAGAAAGCTGGAGGAGCAGAAGAAAGTGAACAAGGCTCCGCTCAGAGGCTCTCTGTTGCGCACCTACGTCCTTCATATCCTAACCAGATCTGTGGTCGAAGTTGGCTTCATGGTGGGCCAGTATGTCCTGTATGGATTTCAGTTTGACCCTTTATATAAATGCACGAGAATGCCTTGCCCAAACAGCGTGGATTGTTTTGTGTCAAGGCCAACTGAAAAGACCATTTTCATGTTGTTCATGTTTTGTATTGCAGCTGTTTCGGTGTTTTTGAACATCCTCGAAATCTCTCACTTGGGCGTCAAAAAGATCAAGCAAACTCTCTACGGGAGAACCGTCAGACATGGCACAGAGGAAGATTTGAGCGTTTACAAATCCAAGAAAAACTCCATGGTCCAGCAAGTCTGCATACTGACCAACTCTTCACCGCACAAGATGGTTCCTTTAACTCAGACAAGTTACAAAATATTGCAGGAGGGCCAGCTGGACCCTGTGCCGATTTACGTGCCCTCGGCGGGGTTCAAGATGATACATGGAGGGAATGATGCGAAGGATGAGATCCTAAGGCAAAACCAAAATGACCACAGTCATGATGCCTTTAGCGATCAGCACCCTAGACAACTCCGCGAGCGCAGTCAGAGCCAGCTCCACGCGCAACGCCTGGATAAAGCCTCCGAGCGACGCAATACATTAGAAGCCCGGGATCGTTCTTGCAGTAGCGACGACTCCAACAGGTCCCGGCAGAACGGCATCGGAGAGAAGAGCTTCAATCAACTGCAGCAAGCTGCCCTGCCTCCTAAAGCTTCGTTCCAGTCAAGCCAGCTGGAGATCCCGGCTGCTGTGAGGAATGCTCTTTGCAAACAAAGCCGGGTCAGCTGCTGCAAGGACTACGCAGAAGACCGCAGCGACTCCCCAGACAGCGGGCACTATCCTTCCACGAGGAAGGCCAGTGTTATGTCAAAGGTGGTATCTGAGAGCAAGCTGGCAAGTCGATCGGGTAGCCCTGACTCCAGGAACGGCTCCGGGTCAGAATCCAAGCACCTGGGAAAAGGAGAAAGCCCCCCCATGACGCCGCCTCCGTCCGGGCGAAGAATGTCCATG agTATGCTACTAGAGCTTTCTTCCatcatgaaaaaatga
- the LOC117403082 gene encoding gap junction alpha-10 protein-like isoform X2, translating to MGDWNLLGSILEEVHIHSTIVGKIWLTILFIFRMLILGVAAEDVWDDEQVEFICNTEQPGCRNVCYDKAFPISLIRYWVLQIIFVSSPSLVYMGHALYRLRALEKERQKKKAQLRAELEGIELILEEYKRMERELRKLEEQKKVNKAPLRGSLLRTYVLHILTRSVVEVGFMVGQYVLYGFQFDPLYKCTRMPCPNSVDCFVSRPTEKTIFMLFMFCIAAVSVFLNILEISHLGVKKIKQTLYGRTVRHGTEEDLSVYKSKKNSMVQQVCILTNSSPHKMVPLTQTSYKILQEGQLDPVPIYVPSAGFKMIHGGNDAKDEILRQNQNDHSHDAFSDQHPRQLRERSQSQLHAQRLDKASERRNTLEARDRSCSSDDSNRSRQNGIGEKSFNQLQQAALPPKASFQSSQLEIPAAVRNALCKQSRVSCCKDYAEDRSDSPDSGHYPSTRKASVMSKVVSESKLASRSGSPDSRNGSGSESKHLGKGESPPMTPPPSGRRMSMAKYATRAFFHHEKMKNQDRRFKTARTRQ from the exons ATGGGTGACTGGAACTTGCTTGGAAGCATCTTGGAAGAGGTCCACATTCACTCCACCATAGTGGGGAAAATTTGGCTCACAATCCTCTTCATTTTCCGAATGCTGATACTGGGAGTTGCTGCCGAAGATGTCTGGGATGACGAGCAGGTTGAGTTTATTTGTAACACAGAGCAGCCCGGCTGCAGGAATGTTTGCTATGACAAAGCCTTCCCAATCTCCCTGATCCGATACTGGGTCTTACAAATCATTTTTGTCTCTTCGCCTTCCTTGGTGTACATGGGCCATGCACTTTACAGGTTAAGGGCTTTAGAGAAGGAAAGACAGAAAAAGAAGGCCCAACTGAGAGCGGAACTAGAAGGGATTGAGCTGATACTCGAAGAATACAAGAGGATGGAGAGGGAGCTGAGAAAGCTGGAGGAGCAGAAGAAAGTGAACAAGGCTCCGCTCAGAGGCTCTCTGTTGCGCACCTACGTCCTTCATATCCTAACCAGATCTGTGGTCGAAGTTGGCTTCATGGTGGGCCAGTATGTCCTGTATGGATTTCAGTTTGACCCTTTATATAAATGCACGAGAATGCCTTGCCCAAACAGCGTGGATTGTTTTGTGTCAAGGCCAACTGAAAAGACCATTTTCATGTTGTTCATGTTTTGTATTGCAGCTGTTTCGGTGTTTTTGAACATCCTCGAAATCTCTCACTTGGGCGTCAAAAAGATCAAGCAAACTCTCTACGGGAGAACCGTCAGACATGGCACAGAGGAAGATTTGAGCGTTTACAAATCCAAGAAAAACTCCATGGTCCAGCAAGTCTGCATACTGACCAACTCTTCACCGCACAAGATGGTTCCTTTAACTCAGACAAGTTACAAAATATTGCAGGAGGGCCAGCTGGACCCTGTGCCGATTTACGTGCCCTCGGCGGGGTTCAAGATGATACATGGAGGGAATGATGCGAAGGATGAGATCCTAAGGCAAAACCAAAATGACCACAGTCATGATGCCTTTAGCGATCAGCACCCTAGACAACTCCGCGAGCGCAGTCAGAGCCAGCTCCACGCGCAACGCCTGGATAAAGCCTCCGAGCGACGCAATACATTAGAAGCCCGGGATCGTTCTTGCAGTAGCGACGACTCCAACAGGTCCCGGCAGAACGGCATCGGAGAGAAGAGCTTCAATCAACTGCAGCAAGCTGCCCTGCCTCCTAAAGCTTCGTTCCAGTCAAGCCAGCTGGAGATCCCGGCTGCTGTGAGGAATGCTCTTTGCAAACAAAGCCGGGTCAGCTGCTGCAAGGACTACGCAGAAGACCGCAGCGACTCCCCAGACAGCGGGCACTATCCTTCCACGAGGAAGGCCAGTGTTATGTCAAAGGTGGTATCTGAGAGCAAGCTGGCAAGTCGATCGGGTAGCCCTGACTCCAGGAACGGCTCCGGGTCAGAATCCAAGCACCTGGGAAAAGGAGAAAGCCCCCCCATGACGCCGCCTCCGTCCGGGCGAAGAATGTCCATGGCAA agTATGCTACTAGAGCTTTCTTCCatcatgaaaaaatgaaaaaccaaGATCGACGTTTCAAGACGGCAAGAACACGGCAGTGA